The Rhopalosiphum maidis isolate BTI-1 chromosome 1, ASM367621v3, whole genome shotgun sequence genome has a segment encoding these proteins:
- the LOC113555867 gene encoding LOW QUALITY PROTEIN: transcription termination factor 2-like (The sequence of the model RefSeq protein was modified relative to this genomic sequence to represent the inferred CDS: deleted 1 base in 1 codon; substituted 1 base at 1 genomic stop codon): MNAMNDVNYDEEFMYQPPNKKIKYDIEMSTDSFNLNENSIGFINKINSTKSCQNTKSLSDDEVKVLLELSYNFDDEDNIHSKVQTIEDVTKNINDFENILEPVDDVCINESLTCQEKISLISNSNQEYELPKTVSAIYEHNNYFTDLKNIPDCAVQLNMSIVSNETVLDDKKNSIFFEDQSLLLRNNCSESSIYQCEEFFNTEIEVNSGELPQTYEVNFHFRSDPIEIDQDNFIDLTKCENDDEIIISDDDYTIIINEEMECKRLFENINSEIETSYEELTQLSIDNNKQIGIEKLIIQEYKLNEVIKYDDDDRKNICKSSQTLNIQEKHNIDPSNIVDLIDVNCQDDSQSTICDHDYYNKYYVDDETMLENGYGTSKINAENKNIHILKRSIQNEDERLSKIVSTPFLNENDFLEVTREHGKRSDQEVKLSMSTNYENNETIFNNNKIDERCERSLSFNSIDVKRGFEYSNNDSENSNESLLFMPSSKDLKKYGIECEEHEKSISPSLNNLENNISNTKVVPQYKSLCLKINDVSKNTNNFVSSSSTKDYEDNVKYFYDCDISSIENSDEEDNILLSFEKDTSIDNCIFVKNQDRLNATNNINNEQTLYDNDSKIQDLSSSSESCNNLSNVVETPVPFIYSPSHDHQYGQILSTSMAKKQILHDKPEVSIFKNDIQCCTMNPASDSNFNEEQHLEDSNEKHNQNNKNKLISMHKSTIKKSQKSFKNNESETISKFNCEEIAKINTVQFSSFDMDKSNLISEVNKKKYLEEIIKNEKLFNKFDEKLDINESVISPYISQSLDKSTNSRSALAKKATADINIHAMSEKALNIYLTQQTMTLDVLEVLHKSLDTCPSSGILMQDPEGLVVSLMPHQKHAIAWLSWRESQEPCGGILADDMGLGKTLTMISLVLKEKQDSLLSMVSIDNRSTDVIIGGTLIVCPASLLSQWENEFKTKLKPGLLKVAQFNSINRNIVAIALARYDVVMTSYNIIMWDYKKKKCFCYPLFFIKWKRIILDEAHQIRNKKTQTSYAVCKTKSMCRWAITGTPIHNKEADFFTLLKFIRCHPFDDWNVWKRWVCNNDDAGKHRLFLLVKTLMLRRTKRELSKYTTFKIPIKNVHEIEIELSKEERNAYEKVLQFSSNLFATYLYDKAAKEKVFDSNIKVQSKVQYFQEQSQDXDKIFKDHPELLMFKKFKNIEEIQTHHILVLLLRLRQICCHPTLIKGPINEGNINEDVESILEDFNEVSEGDSTISDSFYNEITEIVDCPNIIDLSRLMSHLTLNEEPAKKNPELNSDNNIFKKTWISTKIKVICDLVKKNILIGGTDKAIIVSEWPSFLYLIRKNLGHYKTEMFSGAIPIVKRNKIIREFNNLDGGPQILLLSLKAGGVGLNLMVANHLFLMDVHWNPQMEAQASDRVYRVGQKKTVNIYKFICSNTIEKRILDIQIKKLQIANNLFEGTSAITSKITLDDLKQIFQFQ, from the exons ATGAATGCAAT gAATGATGTTAACTATGATGAGGAGTTTATGTATCAGCCAcccaacaaaaaaattaaatatgatattgaaaTGAGTACAGACTCCTTTAACTTGAATGAAAACAGTATtgg gtttatcaacaaaattaaCTCGACCAAGTCATGTCA aaatactaAAAGTCTTTCCGATGATGAGGTAAAAGTATTGTTAgagttatcatataattttgatgaCGAAGACAACATTCACAGCAAAGTCCAAACAATCGAAga tgTAACCAAGAATATTaacgattttgaaaatatattagaaccAGTTGATGATGTATGTATTAATGAAAGTTTAACATGTCAAGAAAAAATAAGCTTAATTTCAAACTCCAATCAAGAATATGAGTTACCAAAGACTGTGTCTGCGATTTatgaacacaataattattt tactgatttaaaaaatattccagaCTGTGCAGTACAATTGAATATGTCAATTGTATCAAATGAAACAGTACTGGATGATaagaaaaatagtattttttttgaagatcAAAG cttattattaagaaataattgttCTGAAAGTAGCATATACCAATGTGAAGAATTTTTTAACACTGAAATTGAAGTGAATAGTGGTGAATTGCCACAAACTTATGaagttaattttcattttag AAGTGATCCTATAGAAATAGatcaagataattttattgatttaactaAATGTGAGAATGATGATGAAATCATAATATCGGATGatgattatacaattataattaatgaggAAATGGAGTGTAAAag ATTATTTGAGAACATAAATTCTGAAATAGAAACTAGTTATGAAGAATTAACTCAATTGTCTatagataacaataaacaaat TGGTATTGAAAAGTTGATTATCcaagaatataaattgaatgaggtaattaaatatgatgatgatgatcgaaaaaatatatgtaaaag TTCTCAAACTTTGAACATTcaagaaaaacataatattgatcCGTCAAACATAGTAGATTTGATTGATGTAAATTGTCAAGATGATTCTCAATCAAcgat TTGTGATCACGattattacaacaaatattatgtagatgatGAAACTATGTTAGAAAATGGGTATGGTACATCTAAAATTAATGctgaaaataagaatataca tattttaaaaagatccATTCAAAATGAAGATGAAAGGCTTTCAAAGAT TGTTTCTACACCATTTCTGaatgaaaatgattttttggAGGTAACAAGAGAACATGGGAAAAG ATCAGATCAAGAAGTCAAATTGAGTATGTCtactaattatgaaaataatgaaacaatatttaataataataaaattgatgaacGATGTGAAAG AAGTTTGTCATTCAATTCTATTGAT GTAAAAAGAGGTTTTGAATATTCCAATAATGATTCTGAAAACTCAAATGAATCTCTATTATTCATGCCATCTagcaaagatttaaaaaaatatggaataGAATGTGAAGAACATGAAAAATCTATTTCCCCATCTctgaataatttagaaaataatatcagcAATACAAAAGTTGTTCCTCAATACAAATCTctatgcttaaaaataaatgatgtatctaaaaatacaaataattttgtaag ttCTAGTTCTACAAAAGACTATGaagataatgttaaatatttctatgattGCGATATTAGCAGCATTGAAAATTCTGATGAagaagataatatattgttgtctTTTGAAAAAGATACTTCAATTGATAATtg catttttgttaaaaatcaaGACAGATTGAATgcaaccaataatattaataatgaacaaactttatatgataatgattcaaaaattcaagatttaagTTCTTCCTCTGAGAGTTGTAATAATTTGAGTAATGTTGTGGAAACTCCAGttccatttatttattcaccTAGTCATGATCATCAGTATGGTcag attttaagtaCAAGTATGGCtaagaaacaaattttacATGATAAACCTGAAGTTTCtatctttaaaaatgatattcaaTGTTGTACAATGAATCCAGCATCAGATA GTAATTTTAATGAGGAACAACATTTAGAAGATTcaaatgaaaaacataatcaaaacaataaaaataagttaatttctATGCATAAGTCAACTATAAAAAAGTCTCAAAaatcctttaaaaataatgaatccgAAACAATATCTAAATTCAATTGTGAGGAGAtagctaaaataaatacagttcAATTCAGTAGTTTTGATATggataaaagtaatttaatta GTGaggttaacaaaaaaaaatatttagaagaaattattaagaatgaaaaattatttaataaatttgatgaaaaattggATATAAACGAATCAGTCATCTCACCTTATATATCTCAGTCTTTAGATAAATCTACTAATTCTCGAAGTGCATTGGCAAAAAAAGCAACAGCAGATATAAATATCCATGCTATGAGTGAAAAAg cTTTGAACATATATTTAACTCAACAAACAATGACATTAGATGTTTTAGAGGTTTTACATAAGTCTTTAGATACATGTCCATCATCTGGTATATTGATGCAAGACCCAGAAGGGTTAGTTGTGTCTCTCATGCCACATCAAAAACATGCTATTGCTTGGCTAAGTTGGAGAGAAAGTCAAGAGCCATGCGGCGGAAtactag cgGATGACATGGGTTTAGGTAAAACGCTCACCATGATATCATTGGTTTTGAAAGAAAAACAAGACAGTTTATTATCAATGGTGTCTATTGACAACAGAAGCACTGATg ttataaTTGGTGGGACTTTGATTGTTTGTCCGGCATCCTTATTGAGTCAATGGGAAAATGAATTTAAGACCAAATTGAAACCAGGATTGTTAAAAGTTGCCCAGTTTAATAgcataaatagaaatatagttGCTATAGCATTAGCTAGATATGATGTTGTAAtgacatcatataatataataatgtgggactacaaaaaaaaaaaatgtttctgtta tccattattctttattaaatgGAAGCGAATCATATTGGACGAGGCTCatcaaataagaaataaaaagacACAAACGTCTTATGCTGTTTGTAAGACAAAATCTATGTGTCGGTGGGCTATAACAGGAACACCTATTCATAATAAAGAAGCTGATTTCTTTACTCTTCTAAAATTCATTCGTTGTCATCCATTTGATGATTGGaat gtCTGGAAGAGGTGGGTTTGCAATAATGATGATGCTGGGAAACATAGATTATTCCTGCTCGTTAAAACATTAATGCTTCGTCGAACAAAACGAGAACTTTCCAAATACACAACAttcaaaatacctattaaaaatgttcatgaaattgaaattgaattatCAAAAGAAGAACGAAATGCTTACGAAAAAGTACTTCAATTTTcaag taATCTTTTTGCTACATATTTATACGATAAAGCAGCAAAAGAAAAAGTATTTGACTCTAATATCAAAGTACAAAGTaaagttcaatattttcaag AACAAAGTCAAGATTAAGAcaaaattttcaaagatcacCCCGAGTTACTTATgttcaaaaagtttaaaaatattgaggaAATACAAACACATCATATATTGGTATTACTTTTAAGATTGAGACAAATTTGCTGCCATCCAACTTTAATTAAAGGA CCTATAAACGAAGGGAATATTAATGAAGATGTAGAGAGTATCCTAGAAGATTTTAATGAAGTTAGTGAAGGTGATTCAACTATTAGtgattcattttataatgaaatcacCGAAATAGTGGACTGTCCAAACATTATTGACTTATCAAGACTTATGAGTCACCTTACACTTAACGAAGAACCTGCTAAGAAAAATCCTGAGTTAAACAGtgacaataacattttcaaaaaaacttgGATTTCTACCAAA ataaaagttatttgtgatttggtaaaaaaaaatatattaatcggtGGAACTGATAAGGCCATAATTGTTTCGGAATGGCCgagctttttatatttaataaggaAAAATTTGGGTCATTATAAAACAGAAATGTTTTCTGGAGCAATTCCTATCGTAAAAAGGAATAAAATCATTCGGGAATTTAATAACCTGGATGGAGGACCACAg attttattgcTGTCACTGAAAGCTGGAGGTGTTGGTCTTAATCTCATGGTGGCAAATCATTTGTTCCTTATGGATGTTCATTGGAACCCTCAAATGGAAGCACAGGCTAGTGACAGAGTATACAGAGTaggccaa aaaaaaacggtgaacatatataaatttatatgttctAATACGATTGAAAAAAGAATACTCGACATTCAGATTAAGAAATTACAGAtcgctaataatttatttgaggGTACCAGTGCAATTACATCCAAAATAACATTGGATGATTTAAAACAGATTTTTCAATTCCAGTAA